From Acidimicrobiales bacterium, one genomic window encodes:
- a CDS encoding acyl-CoA dehydrogenase family protein, whose product MDFRLPDEHEVLRTEIRALIDEYVDDDAIEESHRTGTNHCAPLAVALGRAGILARAMPGAGKDPLAMWLLSSEAETAGAPFDSVGMSLVIAGVLDAVGTETQKQTALAGLLSGEELVCFGLTEPQGGSDLPAITTKAVHDDDTGEWVITGAKMWTTMAHIADWVFLLARTDGEGSRHGGFTVFIIPMDRPGITIDPIWTVSTERSNATFYDEVRVGAEAVVGEVNQGWTVMSLMLGFERGMASTGYLTPLLRRFHRWALDNGRIDDPLHRERMAQIAIDAQVAELLTQRTVWTAATGRPPGTEGSMAKIFATEAYQRHARWAQAAAGPEGLLGLGAEGAAADGWIDYDVRHSIPMTLQGGTSEINRNNIAERHLGLPRSR is encoded by the coding sequence ATGGACTTCCGGCTGCCGGACGAACACGAGGTGCTGCGAACCGAGATCCGGGCGTTGATCGACGAATACGTCGACGACGACGCCATCGAGGAGAGCCATCGCACCGGCACGAACCATTGCGCGCCCCTCGCCGTCGCACTCGGCCGAGCCGGGATCCTGGCGCGGGCCATGCCCGGAGCCGGCAAGGACCCGCTCGCGATGTGGCTCCTGTCCAGCGAGGCCGAGACTGCGGGAGCACCCTTCGATTCGGTCGGCATGTCGCTCGTGATCGCCGGCGTGCTCGACGCCGTCGGAACCGAGACCCAGAAGCAGACGGCCCTGGCGGGCCTGCTCTCGGGTGAGGAACTCGTGTGCTTCGGTCTCACCGAACCGCAGGGGGGCAGTGACCTGCCGGCGATCACCACGAAGGCCGTGCACGACGACGACACCGGTGAGTGGGTGATCACCGGCGCCAAGATGTGGACGACGATGGCCCACATCGCCGACTGGGTGTTCCTCCTGGCTCGCACCGACGGCGAGGGCAGCCGGCACGGCGGCTTCACGGTGTTCATCATCCCGATGGACCGGCCCGGCATCACGATCGATCCGATCTGGACGGTCAGCACCGAGCGATCGAACGCCACGTTCTACGACGAGGTGAGAGTCGGCGCCGAGGCCGTGGTCGGCGAGGTGAACCAGGGCTGGACCGTGATGTCGTTGATGCTCGGTTTCGAACGGGGCATGGCGAGCACCGGCTACCTCACCCCGCTCCTGCGGCGGTTCCATCGCTGGGCGCTCGACAACGGCCGGATCGATGATCCGCTGCACCGCGAGCGCATGGCGCAGATCGCGATCGACGCGCAGGTCGCCGAGCTCCTCACCCAGCGCACCGTGTGGACGGCGGCCACCGGACGTCCGCCCGGCACCGAGGGATCGATGGCCAAGATCTTCGCCACCGAGGCCTACCAGCGCCACGCCCGCTGGGCGCAGGCCGCCGCCGGGCCCGAAGGGCTCCTCGGCCTGGGGGCCGAGGGCGCGGCGGCCGACGGATGGATCGACTACGACGTCCGCCACTCGATCCCGATGACGCTGCAGGGCGGCACCAGCGAGATCAATCGCAACAACATCGCCGAGCGTCACCTCGGCCTGCCACGGTCGCGCTGA
- a CDS encoding cytidine deaminase yields MTDTANPPNPDWPTLRAAARAAAETAYAPYSGLHVGAAGLTPDGDVVSGCNVENASYGLTLCAECGLVSALRRSGASALVAVAVVGGDGEPLAPCGRCRQLLLDHGGPSMLIDAAPQPVSLGDLLPGAFDAAELASRRDEGP; encoded by the coding sequence ATGACAGACACGGCGAATCCCCCGAACCCTGACTGGCCCACGCTCCGGGCGGCCGCCCGCGCCGCCGCCGAGACGGCCTACGCCCCGTACAGCGGCCTCCACGTCGGTGCGGCCGGGTTGACGCCCGACGGCGACGTCGTCAGCGGCTGCAATGTGGAGAACGCCTCCTACGGGCTCACGCTCTGCGCGGAATGCGGACTGGTGTCGGCCCTGCGGCGCTCGGGTGCGAGTGCGCTCGTCGCCGTCGCGGTGGTGGGCGGCGACGGCGAACCGCTGGCCCCGTGCGGGCGCTGCCGTCAGCTGCTGCTCGACCACGGCGGCCCGTCGATGCTCATCGACGCGGCGCCCCAGCCGGTCTCGCTGGGCGACCTGCTGCCGGGCGCCTTCGATGCGGCGGAGCTCGCCTCCCGCCGGGACGAGGGCCCATGA
- a CDS encoding purine-nucleoside phosphorylase — translation MTSADPYDAARQAADAVRSATQVDNHDVAIVLGSGWAGAADRIGTVRTDLELSALPGFPPPAVAGHRNLLRSISAHGRDVLVFGGRSHLYEGHPASTVVHGIRTAAAAGCRTVIITNAAGGLDPTWPVGTLVLIEDQINLTGHSPMVGPPPPDGQPGRFCDLTDAYSPRLRAVAHGLDDQLADGIYAGLIGGNYETPAEIRMLATMGADLVGMSTVLETIAARHLGLEVLGISLVTNLAAGLSPAALAHEDVLAAAREAETRVVDLIGGVLAEASPT, via the coding sequence ATGACGAGCGCTGATCCCTACGACGCCGCGAGGCAGGCGGCCGACGCGGTCCGCTCGGCCACACAGGTCGACAACCACGACGTCGCGATCGTGCTCGGCTCCGGCTGGGCCGGAGCGGCCGACCGGATCGGCACCGTACGCACCGACCTGGAGCTGTCGGCGCTTCCGGGCTTTCCGCCGCCCGCGGTCGCCGGTCATCGCAACCTGCTTCGCTCGATCAGCGCACACGGACGTGACGTCCTCGTGTTCGGGGGTCGATCACATCTCTACGAAGGCCACCCCGCGTCGACGGTGGTGCACGGCATCCGCACCGCGGCGGCGGCCGGCTGTCGGACCGTGATCATCACCAACGCGGCCGGCGGGCTCGACCCCACGTGGCCGGTCGGCACGCTCGTCCTCATCGAGGACCAGATCAACCTCACCGGCCATTCGCCGATGGTCGGACCGCCGCCGCCCGACGGGCAGCCGGGGCGTTTCTGTGACCTGACCGATGCCTACAGTCCGCGATTGCGAGCGGTCGCCCACGGCCTCGACGACCAGCTCGCCGACGGCATCTACGCAGGTCTCATCGGAGGCAACTACGAGACCCCGGCAGAGATCCGGATGCTCGCGACCATGGGCGCCGACCTCGTCGGCATGTCGACCGTGCTCGAGACGATCGCCGCCCGCCATCTCGGCCTCGAGGTCCTCGGGATCTCGCTGGTCACCAACCTCGCCGCCGGCCTCTCACCGGCCGCTCTGGCCCACGAGGACGTCCTCGCGGCAGCACGCGAAGCCGAGACGAGGGTGGTCGACCTCATCGGCGGCGTGCTCGCCGAGGCGTCCCCGACGTGA
- a CDS encoding acyl-CoA dehydrogenase family protein, translated as MATPPSIAELRTDLVAWLDAHAAEIAPSYAGAGTLPEQMGQLARVKALLWDAGFMGWGWPERVGGRGGPASLRAVVGEEVVERDLVVSGFFSMTETLAPTLIEFAPDALAAEFVPRLLSGREMWCQGFSEPATGSDLAALTCRARADGDTWVVNGQKVWTSLSQFSERCLLLTRTGEPESRHRGITALFVDMDTPGITVRPLAIMSGSDEFAEVFFDDVVVPDTRRVGAVDGGWAVAMALLPFERSTAFWHRTAFLQSRLQAVVADAPDDEHSAAILGEAFAQLHALRCRSRATVRRFDAGEPLGPETSVDKILVATAEQKIFDVGRELVPGRLALPDGPDDLRWHDEFLYSRAASIYGGTGEIQRNIIARRLLDLGDE; from the coding sequence ATGGCCACGCCACCGTCGATCGCCGAACTCCGCACGGACCTCGTCGCATGGCTCGACGCCCATGCGGCCGAGATCGCACCGTCCTACGCAGGGGCCGGCACGCTCCCCGAGCAGATGGGCCAGCTCGCCCGGGTGAAGGCACTGTTGTGGGATGCCGGGTTCATGGGCTGGGGCTGGCCGGAGCGGGTCGGTGGCAGGGGTGGACCGGCATCGCTGCGGGCGGTCGTCGGCGAGGAGGTCGTCGAGCGAGATCTCGTCGTGTCGGGCTTCTTCTCGATGACCGAGACGCTGGCGCCCACCCTGATCGAGTTCGCGCCCGACGCGCTCGCCGCCGAGTTCGTGCCGCGGCTGCTGTCGGGCCGCGAGATGTGGTGCCAGGGCTTCTCCGAGCCGGCGACCGGATCCGATCTCGCCGCGTTGACCTGTCGGGCCCGTGCCGACGGCGACACCTGGGTCGTCAACGGTCAGAAGGTGTGGACCTCGCTGTCGCAGTTCTCCGAGCGGTGCCTGCTCCTCACCCGCACCGGCGAACCCGAGTCGCGGCACCGAGGCATCACCGCACTGTTCGTCGACATGGACACGCCGGGCATCACCGTCCGACCGCTGGCGATCATGAGCGGCTCCGACGAGTTCGCCGAGGTCTTCTTCGACGACGTCGTCGTGCCCGACACCCGCCGGGTCGGCGCGGTCGACGGGGGCTGGGCGGTCGCCATGGCGCTGCTTCCCTTCGAGCGCTCCACCGCGTTCTGGCACCGCACCGCGTTCTTGCAGTCGCGGCTCCAGGCGGTGGTCGCCGACGCCCCCGACGACGAGCACAGCGCCGCCATCCTCGGCGAGGCCTTCGCCCAACTGCACGCCCTTCGGTGCCGTTCTCGTGCGACGGTGCGGCGCTTCGATGCCGGGGAGCCGCTCGGACCGGAGACCTCCGTCGACAAGATCCTGGTCGCGACGGCCGAACAGAAGATCTTCGATGTCGGCCGGGAACTGGTTCCGGGCCGACTCGCGCTCCCCGACGGTCCCGACGATCTGCGGTGGCACGACGAGTTCCTCTACTCCCGCGCCGCCTCCATCTACGGCGGGACGGGCGAGATCCAACGCAACATCATCGCCCGCCGCCTCCTCGATCTCGGAGACGAGTGA
- the deoC gene encoding deoxyribose-phosphate aldolase, producing MTTLETADPAQLAHRWLEVDPDAATRTETERLIDAGGPELAARFGRHLEFGTAGLRARLGAGPNRMNRVIVRLAADAIAREIASEPDPHVVIGFDARHGSSVFATDTARVLLARGVRCTILPRPLPTPVLAHTVRQLAASAGVMVTASHNPRDDNGYKVYGRGGALLSGPAEARIAASMRTTPLLDNLDLVSEADSRLVAGSDQLVDGYVDTILTTLDPSGSRHARAVHTALHGVGTEVLTRAFAAAGFPAPVTVPSQAEPDPDFPTTPFPNPEEPGTLDLVFALGDEVGADLALANDPDADRLAVAVPTATGWQLLSGDDVGCLLTDHLLRRPSDDARTPLVVTTVTSSRLSEQIARAHGADHVETLTGFKWIMNAAEARPGHRLVCGYEEALGYAVNEGVPDKDGVSAALAITELAGELKDRGLTLLDRLDDLHRAHGVHVTGQRSIRFETRPTGPSAQEAAMQHLRSDPPTRIGGLDVAAIHDLADGATGLPPTNGLVIELAATRLVIRPSGTEPKMKVYGEVVAETDDDADVATTRASARAQLRRVLDAAVRLVCAFDADPATAPSEPRPEIDRVFSAASAGRSRRDDLALVVRCIDLTTLEGDDTAARVRTLCAQARRPDAADPALGPVAAVCVYPELVPLAAELLRGTPVGVASVAGAFPAGLSSLAVRLADIADAVGRGADEVDIVINRSALLEGRNDVVAAELEASRGAAGTAHLKVILEVGELDERRITTAAHLAMNAGADFIKTSTGKTGVNATPRSVWTMAEAIRSHAEETGRRVGLKIAGGVRTADDALGYVNIARSVLGEDWLTPELLRFGASSLLDAVVAELDATRGSASTP from the coding sequence GTGACGACGCTCGAGACTGCCGATCCCGCGCAGCTGGCCCACCGTTGGCTCGAGGTCGATCCCGACGCGGCGACACGGACCGAAACCGAGCGACTGATCGACGCCGGCGGGCCCGAGCTCGCCGCGCGATTCGGCCGTCACCTCGAGTTCGGCACGGCCGGTCTCCGCGCCCGCCTGGGTGCGGGCCCCAACCGCATGAATCGGGTGATCGTCCGGCTGGCCGCTGATGCGATCGCCCGTGAGATCGCGTCCGAACCCGATCCCCACGTCGTGATCGGGTTCGACGCCCGCCACGGCAGCTCGGTGTTCGCGACCGACACCGCCCGCGTGCTCCTGGCGCGCGGTGTGCGCTGCACGATCCTTCCCCGTCCACTGCCGACGCCGGTCCTCGCCCACACGGTGCGGCAGCTGGCGGCCTCGGCCGGTGTCATGGTGACGGCGAGCCACAACCCACGCGACGACAACGGCTACAAGGTCTACGGGCGGGGCGGCGCGCTGCTGAGTGGTCCGGCCGAGGCACGGATCGCCGCGAGCATGCGCACCACTCCCCTGCTCGACAATCTCGACCTCGTCTCCGAGGCCGACTCTCGGCTCGTCGCCGGATCCGACCAGCTCGTCGACGGCTATGTGGACACGATCCTGACCACGCTCGACCCGTCGGGGTCCCGTCACGCCCGTGCGGTCCACACCGCGCTGCACGGGGTGGGCACCGAGGTGCTCACCCGGGCGTTCGCCGCGGCGGGCTTCCCGGCCCCCGTGACGGTCCCGTCGCAGGCCGAGCCCGATCCCGACTTCCCGACCACACCGTTCCCCAATCCCGAGGAGCCCGGCACGCTCGACCTGGTGTTCGCACTGGGCGACGAGGTCGGGGCGGATCTCGCCCTCGCCAACGACCCCGACGCCGACCGTCTCGCGGTGGCGGTCCCGACGGCGACGGGTTGGCAGCTGTTGAGCGGCGACGATGTCGGTTGCCTGCTCACCGACCACCTCCTGCGACGACCATCCGATGACGCGCGGACACCGCTGGTCGTGACCACGGTGACGTCGTCTCGCCTTTCGGAGCAGATCGCCCGTGCGCACGGCGCCGATCACGTCGAGACGCTGACGGGCTTCAAGTGGATCATGAACGCGGCGGAGGCCAGGCCCGGTCACCGCCTCGTCTGCGGCTACGAAGAAGCACTGGGGTATGCCGTCAACGAGGGTGTTCCCGACAAGGACGGGGTGAGCGCGGCACTGGCCATCACCGAACTCGCAGGCGAGCTCAAGGACCGGGGTCTGACGTTGCTCGACCGCCTCGACGACCTGCACCGTGCCCATGGCGTGCACGTGACGGGCCAACGCTCGATCCGTTTCGAGACCCGACCGACGGGACCGAGCGCGCAGGAGGCGGCGATGCAGCACCTCCGTAGCGATCCACCGACCAGAATCGGCGGTCTCGACGTGGCTGCCATCCACGACCTGGCCGACGGGGCGACCGGACTCCCGCCGACGAACGGTCTGGTGATCGAGCTCGCAGCGACCCGCCTCGTCATCCGGCCGAGCGGCACCGAACCGAAGATGAAGGTCTACGGCGAGGTGGTGGCCGAAACCGACGACGACGCCGACGTCGCCACGACGCGTGCGTCGGCCCGAGCGCAGCTCCGGAGGGTCCTCGACGCCGCCGTTCGACTCGTCTGCGCGTTCGACGCCGACCCGGCGACCGCGCCGAGCGAGCCCCGACCGGAGATCGACCGCGTGTTCTCGGCCGCGTCCGCGGGGCGGTCGCGCCGCGACGACCTGGCGTTGGTCGTCCGCTGTATCGACCTCACCACGCTCGAGGGCGACGACACCGCCGCTCGCGTCCGGACACTGTGCGCGCAGGCCCGCCGACCCGATGCCGCCGACCCCGCCCTCGGGCCGGTCGCGGCCGTGTGCGTCTATCCGGAACTCGTGCCGCTCGCCGCCGAACTCCTGCGAGGCACACCCGTCGGCGTGGCCAGCGTCGCCGGGGCGTTTCCCGCCGGCCTGTCCTCGTTGGCGGTCCGCCTCGCCGACATCGCCGATGCCGTCGGCCGCGGGGCCGACGAAGTCGACATCGTGATCAACCGATCGGCGCTCCTCGAAGGCCGCAACGACGTCGTCGCCGCCGAGCTGGAGGCCTCACGCGGGGCCGCGGGCACGGCGCACCTGAAGGTGATTCTCGAGGTCGGCGAGCTCGACGAACGCCGCATCACGACGGCCGCCCATCTCGCGATGAACGCGGGCGCCGACTTCATCAAGACATCGACCGGCAAGACCGGCGTGAACGCGACGCCGCGCAGTGTGTGGACCATGGCCGAGGCCATCAGATCCCACGCCGAGGAGACGGGGCGACGCGTCGGCCTGAAGATCGCCGGCGGCGTTCGGACGGCCGACGACGCGCTCGGCTACGTCAACATCGCCCGATCGGTACTCGGCGAGGACTGGCTCACGCCCGAGCTCCTCCGTTTCGGTGCCTCCAGCCTGCTCGACGCGGTGGTCGCCGAGCTGGACGCGACCCGGGGCTCGGCCTCAACTCCCTGA
- a CDS encoding thymidine phosphorylase yields the protein MRAQDVIVTKRDGGRLTDEQIDWFIDTYASSDEIADEQAAALVMAVFLNGMEPDELAHWTGAMIDSGDRLDLSALDRPTVDKHSTGGVGDKISLIVVPLLAACGAAVPQLSGRGLGHTGGTLDKMEAIPGWRAQMTLEQMREQLDTIGGVIAGASERLAPADRKLYALRDVTGTVESIPLIASSIMSKKIAEGTKGLTLDVKVGSGAFMRDLASADALARAMVGIGGAHGVATSALVTRMDDVLGRAAGNALEVVEAMDVLAGGGPPDVVELSLALAGDMARLAGLDVDPAAVLASGAAMSSFVAMVEAQGGDLSAGLPVAAHRQVVVADRTGVVEAVDARHVGVAAWHLGAGRARKEDRVSATAGVICLVKRGDEVEAGQPVFELHTDDPARLDRAVLELAGAVPLGPGPVELPPIVIEAVSGS from the coding sequence ATGAGGGCCCAGGATGTGATCGTCACGAAGCGTGACGGCGGACGGCTGACCGACGAGCAGATCGACTGGTTCATCGACACCTACGCATCGAGCGACGAGATCGCCGACGAGCAGGCGGCGGCGCTGGTGATGGCCGTCTTCCTCAACGGCATGGAGCCCGACGAACTCGCCCATTGGACGGGCGCGATGATCGATTCCGGCGACCGACTCGACCTGTCGGCGCTCGATCGACCGACCGTCGACAAGCACTCGACCGGCGGCGTCGGCGACAAGATCTCGCTCATCGTCGTTCCGCTGCTCGCCGCGTGCGGCGCGGCGGTGCCCCAGCTCTCCGGGCGCGGCCTCGGCCACACGGGCGGCACGCTCGACAAGATGGAGGCGATTCCCGGCTGGCGCGCCCAGATGACGCTCGAGCAGATGCGTGAGCAACTCGACACGATCGGAGGGGTGATCGCCGGAGCCTCCGAGCGGCTCGCCCCCGCCGACCGGAAGCTCTATGCGCTGCGAGACGTCACCGGGACGGTCGAGTCGATCCCGCTGATCGCCAGCTCGATCATGTCGAAGAAGATCGCCGAGGGGACGAAGGGCCTGACCCTCGACGTGAAGGTCGGGAGCGGCGCCTTCATGCGCGACCTGGCATCGGCCGACGCACTGGCGCGGGCCATGGTCGGCATCGGCGGAGCCCACGGCGTCGCCACGTCGGCGCTCGTGACCCGCATGGACGACGTCCTCGGTCGGGCGGCGGGCAACGCCCTCGAGGTCGTCGAGGCGATGGATGTGTTGGCCGGCGGCGGGCCGCCCGATGTCGTCGAGCTGTCGTTGGCCCTGGCCGGCGACATGGCGAGACTCGCCGGCCTCGACGTCGACCCGGCGGCGGTGCTCGCATCCGGTGCCGCGATGTCATCGTTCGTCGCGATGGTCGAGGCCCAGGGCGGCGACCTGTCCGCCGGTCTTCCGGTCGCCGCGCATCGCCAGGTCGTCGTGGCCGATCGGACCGGTGTCGTCGAGGCGGTCGACGCCCGCCACGTCGGTGTCGCGGCATGGCACCTCGGTGCCGGTCGCGCCCGCAAGGAAGACCGGGTCAGCGCGACCGCCGGCGTCATCTGCCTGGTGAAACGGGGCGACGAGGTGGAAGCGGGGCAACCGGTGTTCGAGCTCCACACCGACGATCCGGCCCGTCTCGATCGAGCCGTGCTCGAGCTTGCCGGGGCGGTGCCCCTCGGTCCCGGGCCGGTGGAGCTTCCGCCGATCGTGATCGAAGCGGTGTCAGGGAGTTGA
- a CDS encoding acyl-CoA dehydrogenase family protein, which produces MWDFETEPDYQAKLDWADAFVREEVEPLDHVLGSPFDKSNPRVIELIRPLQQQVKDQELWACHLGPELGGPGYGQVKLALLNEILGRSSWAPTIFGCQAPDSGNAEILAHYGTEEQKARYLAPLLENHISSCYSMTEPHAGADPTLFTTRAELDGDEWVINGEKWFSSNAKYSTFLIVMAVTNPDISAYQGMSMFIVPTDTPGIEFVRNVGLGTESEEHASHAYLRYNDVRVPADHVLGGEGQAFAIAQTRLGGGRIHHAMRTIATLRQAFDLMCERALSRDVRGGNLASLGITQEKIADSWIEIEQFRLLVLRTAWLIDKHNDYRRVRKDISAIKAAMPKVLHDVVQRSMHLHGSLGVSNEMPFSSWMLTAEVMGLADGPTENHKVVLARQLLKGYEPHEGLFPRGHLPAVRAAAREKLADFIEHEAGNL; this is translated from the coding sequence ATGTGGGATTTCGAGACCGAGCCCGACTATCAGGCGAAACTGGACTGGGCCGACGCCTTCGTCCGCGAGGAGGTCGAACCACTCGACCATGTGCTCGGCAGCCCGTTCGACAAGAGCAACCCGCGGGTCATCGAACTGATCCGGCCGCTCCAGCAACAGGTGAAGGACCAGGAGCTGTGGGCGTGTCATCTCGGCCCCGAACTCGGCGGACCGGGCTACGGCCAGGTGAAGCTGGCCCTGCTCAACGAGATCCTGGGACGCTCCTCGTGGGCGCCGACGATCTTCGGCTGCCAGGCCCCCGATTCGGGCAACGCCGAGATCCTCGCCCACTACGGCACCGAGGAACAGAAGGCCCGCTATCTCGCACCACTGCTCGAGAACCACATCTCGTCGTGCTACTCGATGACCGAACCCCACGCCGGCGCCGACCCGACCCTGTTCACCACCCGCGCCGAGCTCGACGGTGACGAATGGGTGATCAACGGCGAGAAGTGGTTCTCGTCGAACGCCAAGTACTCGACGTTCCTGATCGTCATGGCGGTCACCAATCCCGACATCAGCGCCTACCAGGGCATGTCGATGTTCATCGTCCCGACCGACACCCCGGGGATCGAGTTCGTCCGCAACGTCGGGCTGGGCACCGAGTCCGAGGAGCACGCCTCCCACGCCTATCTGCGCTACAACGACGTCCGCGTGCCGGCCGACCACGTGCTCGGCGGAGAGGGTCAGGCCTTCGCGATCGCCCAGACCCGCCTCGGTGGCGGACGCATCCACCACGCGATGCGGACGATCGCCACGCTCCGTCAGGCGTTCGACCTGATGTGCGAGCGGGCGCTGTCGCGTGATGTCAGGGGCGGCAACCTCGCCTCGCTCGGGATCACCCAGGAGAAGATCGCCGACAGCTGGATCGAGATCGAACAGTTCCGCCTGCTCGTCCTGCGCACGGCCTGGCTGATCGACAAGCACAACGACTACCGGCGAGTCCGCAAGGACATCTCGGCGATCAAGGCGGCGATGCCGAAGGTCCTCCACGACGTCGTGCAGCGCTCCATGCACCTTCACGGCTCTCTCGGCGTCTCGAACGAGATGCCATTCAGCAGCTGGATGCTCACCGCCGAGGTGATGGGCCTGGCGGACGGGCCGACCGAGAACCACAAGGTCGTCTTGGCCCGGCAGCTGCTCAAGGGCTACGAACCACACGAGGGACTGTTCCCCCGTGGCCACCTGCCGGCGGTGCGGGCGGCCGCGCGCGAGAAGCTCGCCGACTTCATCGAGCACGAAGCCGGCAACCTCTGA
- a CDS encoding alpha/beta hydrolase, with protein sequence MAVEMVEYDEFGLFHENAAEYGIPYDGPPTVRRENIDFGDGRHLSALVWGDTEPELVFLHGGAQNAHTWDTVALALDRPLVCIDLPGHGHSGPPADATHDTNRNAEDLAEVVRTLAPNAAAVVGMSLGGLTGLALADHAPELVRKLVLVDVTPGVDEKKAEQITAFVNGPESFPSFEELLKRTIEFNPTRTVESLRRGILHNAEQRPDGGWVWRYARFRGTEANGFPQFARLWDIISELTAPLMLVRGMREQSVVDDADEAELLRRCPSARIERVADAGHSVQGDTPIELAGLIEDFVFGADAG encoded by the coding sequence ATGGCAGTCGAGATGGTCGAGTACGACGAGTTCGGGTTGTTCCACGAGAACGCCGCCGAGTACGGCATCCCCTACGACGGGCCGCCCACGGTGCGCCGGGAGAACATCGACTTCGGTGACGGCCGCCACCTGAGCGCTCTCGTTTGGGGCGATACCGAACCCGAGCTGGTGTTCCTCCACGGAGGCGCACAGAACGCCCACACGTGGGACACCGTTGCGCTGGCGCTCGACCGCCCGCTCGTCTGCATCGACCTTCCCGGTCACGGCCACAGCGGCCCGCCCGCCGATGCCACCCACGACACGAACCGCAACGCCGAGGACCTCGCCGAGGTCGTGCGGACCCTCGCACCGAACGCCGCGGCGGTCGTCGGCATGTCGCTCGGCGGTCTCACCGGGCTGGCGCTGGCCGACCACGCGCCGGAACTCGTGCGCAAGCTCGTGCTGGTCGACGTGACCCCCGGTGTCGACGAGAAGAAGGCGGAGCAGATCACCGCGTTCGTCAACGGGCCCGAGTCGTTCCCGAGCTTCGAGGAGTTGCTGAAGCGCACCATCGAGTTCAACCCGACCCGCACGGTCGAGTCGCTGCGGCGGGGGATCCTCCACAACGCCGAGCAGCGCCCCGACGGCGGATGGGTCTGGCGCTACGCCCGGTTCCGGGGCACCGAGGCCAACGGCTTCCCCCAGTTCGCCCGGCTGTGGGACATCATCTCCGAGCTCACCGCGCCGCTCATGCTGGTGCGAGGGATGCGCGAGCAGTCGGTGGTCGACGACGCGGACGAGGCGGAACTCCTCCGGCGTTGTCCTTCGGCTCGGATCGAACGGGTGGCCGACGCCGGTCACAGCGTGCAGGGCGATACGCCGATCGAGCTGGCCGGGCTGATCGAGGACTTCGTCTTCGGCGCCGACGCGGGGTAG
- a CDS encoding acyl-CoA dehydrogenase family protein has product MALDFALSPDQDAIADAFGGFFANESPVEVVRAAEPLGFDPQLWSKLRDMEAPSMAAPESAGGGGADLGALAVVAETMGAALAPVPLIEHWVASIAHPVAEVVDGSHLAGLAVRPAVDGVWRLVPGGAVADWVVGVDGDELVAVASPPPMDAPANHASAPIADRSARDGERVVLGPASDHDMLLDRWRVLTASALIGVADRAMAIGVDYVMEREQFGRLVGSFQSVQHGLADLPPLIDGARFLVHKAAWAHDEGLTGGRGLIDMDEGNVTEFAPLAAMALVQAGEAAAVSSDRSLHYHGGYGFSLEYDIQLYFRRARGWANILGDPARERLRIADLLWGTTGGEG; this is encoded by the coding sequence ATGGCGCTCGACTTCGCCCTCTCGCCCGACCAGGACGCCATCGCCGACGCGTTCGGTGGCTTCTTCGCCAACGAGTCTCCCGTCGAGGTCGTGCGGGCGGCCGAGCCCCTCGGGTTCGACCCGCAACTCTGGTCGAAGCTCCGCGACATGGAGGCGCCGTCCATGGCGGCCCCGGAATCGGCCGGCGGTGGCGGGGCCGACCTCGGTGCGCTCGCGGTGGTCGCCGAGACCATGGGTGCCGCCCTCGCCCCGGTGCCGCTCATCGAGCACTGGGTCGCGTCGATCGCCCATCCCGTCGCCGAAGTCGTCGACGGTTCGCACCTCGCCGGGCTCGCGGTGCGTCCCGCCGTCGACGGTGTGTGGCGGCTCGTACCCGGGGGAGCGGTGGCCGACTGGGTCGTGGGCGTCGACGGCGACGAGCTGGTGGCCGTGGCGTCACCGCCGCCGATGGACGCACCGGCCAACCACGCATCGGCGCCGATCGCCGATCGTTCCGCCCGCGACGGCGAACGGGTCGTGCTCGGTCCGGCATCGGATCACGACATGCTGCTCGACCGCTGGCGGGTCCTCACCGCGTCGGCCCTCATCGGCGTGGCGGACCGGGCGATGGCGATCGGGGTCGACTACGTCATGGAACGCGAGCAGTTCGGCCGCCTGGTCGGCTCGTTCCAGTCGGTCCAACACGGGCTCGCCGACCTCCCACCCCTCATCGACGGTGCCCGGTTCCTCGTCCACAAGGCGGCGTGGGCCCACGACGAGGGGCTGACGGGTGGCCGTGGCCTGATCGACATGGACGAAGGCAACGTCACCGAGTTCGCCCCGCTCGCAGCGATGGCGTTGGTCCAGGCCGGTGAGGCAGCTGCGGTCAGCTCCGATCGGTCCCTGCACTATCACGGGGGCTACGGCTTCTCCCTCGAGTACGACATCCAGCTCTACTTCCGTCGGGCGCGGGGCTGGGCCAACATCCTCGGCGACCCCGCCCGCGAACGATTGCGGATCGCCGACCTGCTGTGGGGCACCACCGGGGGAGAAGGCTGA